A genomic region of Aureimonas populi contains the following coding sequences:
- the aspS gene encoding aspartate--tRNA ligase, translated as MHRYRSHTCAALRKDDVGSNVRLSGWVHRVRDHGGLLFIDLRDHYGLTQIVVDPDSPAFKVAESVRGEWVIRVDGEVKARSPETVNARLPTGEIELFAREIEVLSQARELPLPVFGEPDYPEDIRLTYRFLDLRRETLHRNIVRRTQIIAAMRRRMAEAGFTEFSTPILTASSPEGARDFLVPSRIHQGRFYALPQAPQQYKQLIMMSGFDRYFQIAPCFRDEDPRADRLPGEFYQLDLEMSFIEQEDVFQTMEPVIRSIFEEFADGKPVSQSFRRIPYAEAMAKYGSDKPDLRNPIEMSPVTEHFAGSGFKVFANMIASDPKVQVWAIPAKTGGSRAFCDRMNSWAQGEGQPGLGYIFWREEEGKVTGAGPLAKNIGEERTEAVRVQLGLEAGDACFFVAGLPEKFVDFAGSARTRVGEELDLVDRDRFELAWIVDFPFYEWNEDEKKVDFSHNPFSMPQGGIEALEGQEPLTIKAFQYDIVCNGFEIASGGIRNHLPETMVKAFEVAGYTRQDVEERFGALYRAFQYGPPPHGGMAAGIDRIVMLLCGVRNLREITMFPMNQQAHDLLMNAPAEASPAQMRELGLRVIPSAPKA; from the coding sequence CTCGAATGTCCGTCTTTCGGGCTGGGTGCACCGCGTCCGCGACCATGGCGGCCTGCTCTTCATCGACCTTCGCGATCATTACGGGCTGACGCAGATCGTGGTCGATCCCGATTCGCCGGCCTTCAAGGTGGCCGAAAGCGTGCGCGGCGAATGGGTGATCCGCGTGGACGGGGAGGTGAAGGCCCGCTCGCCCGAAACCGTGAACGCCAGGCTGCCGACGGGCGAGATCGAGCTTTTCGCCCGCGAGATCGAGGTGCTTTCCCAGGCCAGGGAGCTGCCGCTGCCGGTCTTCGGCGAGCCGGACTACCCGGAAGACATCCGCCTCACCTACCGCTTCCTCGACCTGCGCCGCGAAACGCTGCATCGCAACATCGTGCGCCGCACGCAGATCATCGCGGCGATGCGCCGGCGCATGGCGGAGGCGGGCTTCACCGAATTCTCCACGCCCATCCTCACCGCCTCCTCGCCCGAGGGCGCGCGCGACTTCCTGGTGCCCAGCCGCATCCACCAGGGCAGGTTCTACGCCCTGCCGCAGGCCCCGCAGCAGTACAAGCAGCTCATCATGATGAGCGGCTTCGACCGCTACTTCCAGATCGCCCCCTGCTTCCGCGACGAGGATCCGCGGGCCGACCGCCTGCCCGGCGAGTTCTACCAGCTCGACCTGGAGATGAGCTTCATCGAGCAGGAAGACGTGTTCCAGACCATGGAACCGGTCATCCGCTCCATCTTCGAGGAGTTCGCGGACGGCAAGCCCGTGAGCCAGAGCTTCCGCCGCATTCCCTATGCCGAGGCCATGGCGAAATACGGCTCCGACAAGCCGGACCTGCGCAACCCCATCGAGATGAGCCCGGTGACGGAGCATTTCGCCGGCTCGGGCTTCAAGGTCTTCGCCAACATGATCGCGAGCGATCCGAAGGTGCAGGTCTGGGCGATCCCGGCGAAGACCGGTGGTAGCCGTGCCTTCTGCGACCGCATGAACTCCTGGGCGCAGGGCGAGGGCCAGCCCGGTCTCGGATACATCTTCTGGCGCGAGGAGGAGGGCAAGGTCACGGGCGCGGGGCCGCTGGCCAAGAACATCGGCGAGGAGCGCACCGAGGCGGTGCGCGTCCAGCTCGGCCTGGAGGCGGGCGACGCCTGCTTCTTCGTCGCGGGTCTGCCGGAGAAGTTCGTGGACTTCGCGGGGTCGGCGCGCACGCGTGTCGGTGAGGAACTCGACCTCGTGGACCGCGACCGTTTCGAGCTGGCCTGGATCGTGGACTTCCCCTTCTACGAGTGGAACGAGGACGAGAAGAAGGTCGACTTCTCGCACAACCCCTTCTCCATGCCGCAGGGCGGCATCGAGGCGCTGGAAGGGCAGGAGCCGCTGACGATCAAGGCGTTCCAGTACGATATCGTCTGCAACGGCTTCGAGATCGCCTCCGGGGGCATCCGCAACCATCTGCCCGAGACGATGGTGAAGGCCTTCGAGGTGGCCGGCTATACGCGGCAGGACGTGGAGGAGCGCTTCGGCGCGCTCTATCGCGCCTTCCAGTACGGCCCGCCGCCGCATGGCGGCATGGCGGCTGGCATCGACCGCATCGTCATGCTGCTCTGCGGCGTCAGGAACCTGCGCGAGATCACCATGTTCCCGATGAACCAGCAGGCCCATGACCTTCTGATGAACGCTCCGGCCGAGGCCAGCCCCGCGCAGATGCGTGAACTGGGGCTGCGCGTCATACCGTCCGCCCCCAAGGCATGA
- the parC gene encoding DNA topoisomerase IV subunit A produces the protein MGKPVDPPAGGGDIEPIDLKAALEERYLAYALSTIMGRALPDVRDGLKPVHRRIVHAMRVLKLDPGQGYKKCARIVGDVMGKFHPHGDASIYDALVRLAQDFAIRYPLIDGQGNFGNVDGDSAAAMRYTEARMTDVATLLLRGIDENAIDFRPTYNEEDEEPVVLPGAFPNLLANGASGIAVGMATSIPPHNASELCDAALKLIDKPEADIDALLKFVEGPDFPTGGIIVDSRAVIREAYATGRGSFRVRARWEREEQGRGGYVCVVTEIPYQVQKSKLIEKIAELLNARRLPLLADVRDESAEDVRIVFEPKARTVDPALLMESLFRLTDLESRVPLNMNVLSGGKVPKVMTLKEVLAEWLAHRREVLVRRTAFRLAQIDRRLEVVAGYLIAFLNLDEVIRIIREEDEPKAELMRTFELTDLQAESVLNLRLRSLRKLEEMELKREHAALREEKAQKEALLASPELQWKAIAGEIREVKETFSKKTRIGKRRTTFADAPAHNLDDIAGALIEKEPVTIVLSQKGFLRAMRGHLADFSGLTFREGDGLKLAFHALTTDKLVFLSTNGRAFTLGADKLPGGRGQGDPIRLAFELEDEQDIVTGFVVDPTCKRLVVSSDGNGFVVGEGELLSGTRKGKQILNVSGKVRLALAQRVAGDHVATVGENRKMLVFPLIQVPEMTRGKGVRLQRYKDGGILDLKIFSLADGLSWTDPAGRVFQRSFDDLLEWRGDRAQAGRLVPKGFPKSGRFSG, from the coding sequence ATGGGCAAGCCAGTCGACCCTCCCGCCGGCGGCGGCGATATCGAGCCGATCGACCTGAAGGCCGCTCTCGAGGAGCGGTACCTCGCTTATGCGCTCTCCACCATCATGGGGCGGGCGCTTCCGGACGTGCGCGACGGGCTCAAGCCCGTTCACCGGCGCATCGTTCACGCCATGCGCGTGCTCAAGCTCGATCCGGGGCAGGGCTACAAGAAATGCGCGCGCATCGTCGGCGACGTGATGGGCAAGTTCCATCCGCACGGCGACGCCTCGATCTACGACGCGCTGGTGCGCCTGGCGCAGGACTTCGCCATCCGCTACCCGCTGATCGACGGGCAGGGCAATTTCGGCAATGTGGATGGCGATTCGGCCGCCGCCATGCGCTACACTGAAGCGCGGATGACCGATGTCGCAACGCTCCTCCTGCGCGGCATCGACGAGAACGCCATCGACTTCAGGCCCACTTACAACGAGGAGGACGAGGAGCCCGTCGTCCTGCCGGGCGCCTTCCCCAACCTGCTGGCCAACGGCGCTTCGGGCATCGCGGTGGGCATGGCGACCTCGATCCCGCCCCACAATGCCTCCGAGCTTTGCGACGCCGCGCTCAAGCTGATCGACAAGCCAGAGGCCGATATCGACGCGCTGCTGAAATTCGTGGAGGGGCCGGACTTCCCCACGGGCGGCATCATCGTGGACAGCCGCGCCGTCATCCGCGAGGCCTATGCCACCGGGCGCGGCTCCTTCCGCGTGCGCGCCCGCTGGGAGCGGGAGGAGCAGGGGCGGGGCGGCTATGTCTGCGTCGTCACCGAAATCCCCTATCAGGTGCAGAAGTCGAAGCTGATCGAGAAGATCGCCGAGCTTCTCAACGCGCGCCGGCTGCCGCTCCTGGCCGATGTGCGCGATGAATCGGCCGAGGACGTGCGCATCGTCTTCGAGCCGAAGGCGCGCACCGTCGATCCGGCGCTGCTGATGGAATCGCTGTTCCGGCTCACGGACCTGGAAAGCCGCGTGCCCTTGAACATGAATGTCCTGTCCGGCGGCAAGGTGCCGAAGGTCATGACGCTGAAGGAGGTTCTGGCCGAGTGGCTGGCGCATCGGCGCGAAGTGCTCGTGCGGCGCACCGCCTTCCGGCTCGCGCAGATCGACCGCCGGCTGGAGGTCGTTGCCGGCTACCTGATCGCCTTCCTCAATCTCGACGAGGTGATCCGCATCATCCGCGAGGAGGACGAGCCGAAGGCCGAACTGATGCGGACCTTCGAGCTCACCGACCTCCAGGCCGAATCGGTCTTGAACCTGCGCCTGCGCTCGCTGCGCAAGCTGGAGGAGATGGAGCTGAAGCGCGAACATGCGGCCTTGCGCGAGGAGAAGGCGCAGAAGGAGGCGCTGCTCGCCTCGCCCGAACTGCAATGGAAGGCGATCGCCGGCGAAATTCGCGAGGTGAAGGAGACCTTCTCGAAGAAGACGAGGATCGGCAAGCGCCGCACCACCTTCGCTGATGCACCGGCCCATAATCTGGACGACATCGCCGGCGCGCTCATCGAGAAGGAGCCGGTGACGATCGTCCTTTCGCAGAAGGGCTTCCTGCGCGCCATGCGCGGGCATCTGGCAGATTTCTCCGGGCTGACCTTCCGCGAGGGCGACGGGCTGAAGCTGGCCTTCCACGCGCTGACGACCGACAAGCTGGTCTTCCTCTCCACGAACGGGCGCGCCTTCACGCTGGGGGCCGACAAGCTGCCGGGCGGGCGCGGGCAGGGAGACCCCATCCGGCTGGCCTTCGAGCTGGAGGACGAGCAGGACATCGTGACCGGCTTCGTGGTCGATCCTACCTGCAAGCGGCTTGTCGTCTCCTCGGACGGCAACGGCTTCGTGGTGGGCGAGGGCGAGCTCCTCTCGGGCACGCGCAAGGGCAAGCAAATTCTCAACGTCTCGGGCAAGGTGCGCCTCGCGCTCGCGCAGCGGGTGGCGGGCGACCACGTCGCCACTGTTGGCGAAAACCGCAAGATGCTCGTCTTCCCGCTCATCCAGGTGCCGGAGATGACGCGCGGCAAGGGCGTGCGCCTCCAGCGCTACAAGGATGGCGGCATTCTCGACCTCAAGATATTCTCCCTGGCGGACGGGCTCTCCTGGACCGATCCCGCCGGGCGGGTATTCCAGCGCTCCTTCGACGACCTCCTGGAATGGCGCGGCGACCGCGCACAGGCCGGCCGCCTCGTGCCCAAGGGCTTCCCCAAGAGCGGCAGGTTCTCCGGATAG
- a CDS encoding arginyltransferase, translating into MTAHSQTPQFFLTSPSVCPYLPGQFERKVFTHLVGLRAPELLDLLTQGGFRRSQNIAYRPACERCRACVSVRILVNEFEPTRSMRRTLAANRDLIGRMAPATASSEQYALFRRYLDARHKTGGMSEMSVLDYSMMVEDSQVDTRLIQYRRRGPDSSFTPHSDGELTAVALTDVMGDGLSMVYSFYAPEQEQRSLGSYMILDHVERARAMGLPYLYLGYWVEGSRKMDYKIRFQPQEHLRPKGWERFEALEEK; encoded by the coding sequence ATGACGGCCCATTCGCAGACGCCGCAATTCTTCCTGACATCGCCCTCCGTCTGCCCCTATCTGCCTGGGCAGTTCGAGCGGAAAGTCTTCACCCATCTGGTGGGGCTGCGCGCGCCGGAGCTTCTCGACCTGCTGACGCAGGGCGGGTTTCGCCGCTCGCAGAACATCGCCTATCGCCCGGCCTGCGAGCGCTGCCGTGCCTGCGTTTCCGTGCGTATTCTGGTGAACGAGTTCGAGCCGACGCGCTCGATGCGCCGCACGCTGGCCGCCAATCGCGACCTGATCGGCCGAATGGCGCCCGCCACCGCCTCGTCCGAGCAATACGCTCTCTTCCGCCGCTATCTCGACGCCCGGCACAAGACGGGCGGCATGTCCGAAATGAGTGTCCTCGACTATTCGATGATGGTGGAGGACAGCCAGGTCGACACGCGCCTGATCCAGTACCGGCGCCGCGGCCCCGATTCGTCCTTCACCCCCCATTCGGACGGCGAGCTGACCGCCGTCGCGCTCACCGATGTGATGGGAGACGGGCTGTCGATGGTCTACTCCTTCTACGCGCCGGAGCAGGAGCAGCGCAGCCTCGGCAGCTACATGATCCTCGACCATGTCGAGCGCGCCCGCGCCATGGGCCTGCCCTATCTCTATCTCGGCTACTGGGTCGAGGGCTCGCGCAAGATGGACTACAAGATACGCTTCCAGCCCCAAGAGCACCTGCGCCCCAAGGGCTGGGAGCGGTTCGAGGCGCTGGAGGAGAAATGA
- a CDS encoding RDD family protein: MTNTAPSSPRFAQATALDDVRAYDGVRTRRSLAFLFDYTAILILSIPAALVIGVLGVVTLGLGWALYAFLLPVLAILYVGFTMGGSAQATPGMRLCGVRMARLDGQEIDPVYAVLHAVLFWASCSVLTPFVLLMALFTRRKQMLHDYLLGTVAVRRRPV; the protein is encoded by the coding sequence ATGACGAACACCGCCCCATCGAGCCCCCGCTTCGCCCAGGCCACGGCGCTGGACGATGTGCGCGCCTATGACGGCGTGCGCACGCGCCGCTCGCTGGCCTTCCTCTTCGATTACACGGCGATCCTGATCCTCTCCATCCCCGCCGCCCTCGTGATCGGCGTTCTGGGTGTCGTCACGCTCGGGCTGGGCTGGGCGCTCTACGCGTTCCTGCTTCCTGTCCTGGCCATTCTCTATGTCGGCTTCACCATGGGCGGCAGCGCGCAGGCCACGCCCGGCATGCGCCTGTGCGGTGTTCGCATGGCCAGGCTCGACGGGCAGGAGATCGACCCGGTCTACGCCGTTCTCCACGCCGTCCTGTTCTGGGCCTCCTGCTCGGTGCTGACGCCGTTCGTGCTCCTGATGGCGCTGTTCACGCGCAGAAAGCAGATGCTGCACGACTATCTCCTGGGTACCGTCGCCGTGCGCCGCCGGCCCGTCTGA
- the hemB gene encoding porphobilinogen synthase, producing MSAGAIDEVTRRISAATGGRRMRRLRQGDWTRRLVRETQLSVNDLIWPIFVREGAGAAEPVPSMPGVDRLSIEGCVEAARQAADLGIPVIALFPYTSAEDRDEQGSRALDPNNLVCSAVRAMKKAVPEVGILCDVALDPYTSHGHDGIVRDGRIVNDETVEILSRQAVVQAQAGCDIIGPSDMMDGRVACIRAALDEAGLPDTMIMSYAAKYASAFYGPFRDAVGSTGALKGDKRSYQMDFGNSQEALREARQDIAEGADMIMIKPGLPYLDILSRVARELDLPTFAYQTSGEYSMIMAAAERGFIDPDAAMMETLSAYKRAGAAGILSYFSPRAAATLRRG from the coding sequence ATGAGCGCAGGCGCGATCGACGAGGTGACCCGCAGGATTTCGGCGGCCACCGGCGGGCGACGGATGCGGCGCTTGCGCCAGGGCGACTGGACGCGCCGGCTCGTGCGCGAGACTCAACTTTCGGTGAACGACCTGATCTGGCCGATCTTCGTGCGCGAGGGGGCCGGCGCGGCCGAACCCGTGCCCTCGATGCCGGGGGTCGACCGCCTGTCGATCGAGGGATGCGTGGAGGCGGCGCGGCAGGCCGCGGACCTCGGAATCCCGGTCATCGCGCTCTTTCCTTACACCAGCGCCGAGGATCGCGACGAGCAGGGCAGCCGCGCGCTCGACCCGAACAACCTCGTCTGCTCGGCCGTGCGCGCGATGAAGAAGGCGGTGCCGGAGGTGGGCATCCTGTGCGACGTCGCGCTCGATCCCTATACGAGCCACGGCCATGACGGGATCGTGCGCGACGGGCGGATCGTCAACGACGAGACGGTCGAGATCCTGAGCCGGCAGGCCGTGGTGCAGGCGCAGGCCGGGTGCGACATCATCGGCCCCTCCGACATGATGGACGGGCGCGTCGCCTGCATCCGCGCCGCGCTGGACGAGGCCGGCCTGCCCGACACGATGATCATGTCCTATGCGGCCAAATACGCTTCGGCCTTCTACGGCCCGTTCCGCGACGCCGTGGGCTCCACCGGGGCGCTGAAGGGTGACAAGCGCAGCTACCAGATGGATTTCGGCAATTCGCAGGAGGCGCTGCGCGAGGCGCGACAGGACATCGCCGAGGGCGCGGACATGATCATGATCAAGCCCGGCCTGCCCTATCTCGACATCCTGTCGCGGGTGGCGCGCGAGCTGGACCTGCCGACCTTCGCCTACCAGACCTCCGGCGAGTACTCGATGATCATGGCGGCGGCCGAACGCGGCTTCATCGACCCGGACGCCGCGATGATGGAAACGCTCAGCGCCTACAAGCGCGCGGGCGCGGCCGGCATTCTCAGCTACTTCTCGCCCCGGGCGGCGGCCACGCTCCGGCGTGGCTGA
- a CDS encoding DUF6163 family protein has product MTIEIFNRTKEASLDKRLGVLLCRIVALALFTLGVFYWVRLVGVYDGPLWRFDTMPLSWRIVASSLAVLYPIAGVGLWMPSSWGVVVWVLVAAIEAGCVLALPAAFGTDLSIAAFHAGALVLLLALKAWPIVVRRIRRLKV; this is encoded by the coding sequence ATGACGATCGAGATCTTCAACCGGACCAAGGAAGCGAGCCTCGACAAGCGGCTCGGCGTGCTTCTTTGCCGGATCGTCGCGCTCGCACTGTTCACCCTCGGCGTCTTCTACTGGGTGCGCCTTGTGGGCGTCTATGACGGGCCGCTCTGGCGGTTCGATACGATGCCGCTGAGCTGGCGCATCGTCGCGTCCAGCCTTGCCGTCCTTTATCCCATTGCGGGCGTCGGGCTGTGGATGCCCTCGTCCTGGGGCGTCGTGGTGTGGGTTCTCGTCGCCGCCATCGAGGCCGGATGCGTTCTCGCCCTCCCGGCGGCGTTCGGCACCGACCTGTCGATCGCCGCCTTCCACGCCGGCGCGCTGGTGCTGCTGCTGGCCCTCAAGGCCTGGCCGATCGTGGTCCGCCGGATACGCAGGCTCAAGGTGTAG
- the ldtR gene encoding transcriptional regulator LdtR, whose amino-acid sequence MTNAKIQRDDISQGGEKVELKSLYLETLQLVERLHRRLLDVIKDEFDRNGRTDINAVQALLLFNIGDSVLTAGELRTRGFYLGSNVSYNLKKLVELGFINHQKSRVDRRSVRVSLTKEGLEIAEIVAELYERHIGSIDKVGGLDEQEFQKMNKALQRLDRFWNDSIMYRL is encoded by the coding sequence ATGACCAACGCCAAGATCCAGCGCGACGACATTTCCCAGGGCGGCGAGAAGGTTGAGCTGAAGTCGCTTTACCTCGAAACTCTTCAACTCGTCGAGCGGCTGCACCGCCGCCTTCTGGATGTGATCAAGGACGAGTTCGACCGCAACGGCCGCACCGATATCAACGCCGTCCAGGCATTGCTGCTCTTCAATATCGGCGATTCCGTCCTCACCGCCGGCGAGCTGCGCACCCGCGGCTTCTATCTCGGCTCCAACGTCTCATACAATCTGAAGAAGCTCGTCGAGCTCGGCTTCATCAACCATCAGAAGTCGCGGGTGGACCGTCGCTCGGTGCGGGTCTCCCTGACGAAGGAAGGGCTGGAGATCGCCGAGATCGTGGCCGAGCTCTACGAGCGCCATATCGGCTCCATCGACAAGGTGGGCGGCCTCGACGAGCAGGAGTTCCAGAAAATGAACAAGGCTCTCCAGCGCCTCGACCGCTTCTGGAACGATTCGATCATGTATCGCCTTTAA
- a CDS encoding L,D-transpeptidase family protein has translation MDDGKPQNGRTTISRRQFVAGAAAAAGAMLPGMAFAQSAIDSVLAAPSRGGWNDQFDTRSAGSGSVASYQPVFSQNTVSAMQSAIQGYNQIVMAGGWPTVPEGTTLRLGMQHPNVQLMRERLAISGDLPRAAGNGQAFDSYVDAAVKRFQGRHGLPADGVAAEHTFKAMNVPANIRLGQLQTNLSRVQSESVDPSRFVMVNIPGAFVEAVENGRVVQRHTAVVGKVDRQTPILQSRITNLNLNPYWHAPASIVRKDIIPLMREDPTYLERNEIYIYASDGSVIPPSSIDWNTEEAVRYLFRQEPGPNNAMSSVRINFPNPHSVFMHDTPQQSTFSQLMRFESSGCVRIQNIRDLIVWIARDVPGWDRATIEQTVAARTRKDVDLTRPIPLHFSYITAWATDPTVVQFRDDIYRRDGSEQLAMTDAQPAAYQPGEQAYADLPF, from the coding sequence ATGGACGACGGCAAGCCGCAGAACGGGCGCACGACCATCTCGCGCCGCCAATTCGTCGCGGGCGCGGCGGCGGCGGCGGGCGCGATGCTGCCCGGCATGGCCTTCGCGCAGTCTGCGATCGACAGCGTCCTTGCCGCTCCCTCGCGCGGCGGCTGGAACGATCAATTCGATACCCGCTCGGCCGGCTCCGGCAGCGTCGCCTCCTACCAGCCGGTGTTCTCGCAGAACACGGTTTCGGCGATGCAGAGCGCCATCCAGGGTTATAACCAGATTGTGATGGCGGGCGGCTGGCCCACCGTGCCGGAGGGCACCACGCTGCGTCTCGGCATGCAGCACCCCAACGTGCAGTTGATGCGCGAGCGCCTCGCCATCTCCGGCGACCTGCCGCGCGCGGCCGGCAATGGGCAGGCCTTCGATTCCTATGTGGACGCGGCCGTGAAGCGCTTCCAGGGGCGCCACGGCCTGCCGGCGGACGGCGTGGCCGCCGAGCACACCTTCAAGGCCATGAACGTGCCGGCCAATATTCGCCTCGGGCAGTTGCAGACCAATCTGTCGCGCGTCCAGTCCGAGAGCGTCGATCCCTCGCGCTTCGTCATGGTCAACATTCCGGGCGCCTTCGTGGAGGCGGTGGAGAACGGACGCGTCGTCCAGCGCCACACGGCCGTCGTCGGCAAGGTCGACCGGCAGACGCCGATCCTCCAGTCGCGCATCACCAACCTCAACCTCAACCCGTACTGGCATGCCCCGGCCTCGATCGTGCGCAAGGACATCATCCCGCTGATGCGGGAGGATCCGACCTATCTGGAGCGCAACGAGATCTATATCTACGCCTCCGACGGCAGCGTGATCCCGCCGAGCAGCATCGACTGGAACACGGAAGAGGCGGTGCGCTACCTGTTCCGGCAGGAGCCGGGGCCGAACAACGCCATGTCCTCGGTGCGCATCAACTTCCCGAACCCGCACTCCGTATTCATGCACGATACGCCCCAGCAGAGCACGTTCTCGCAGCTCATGCGATTCGAATCCTCGGGCTGCGTGCGCATCCAGAACATCCGCGACCTGATCGTCTGGATCGCGCGCGACGTGCCGGGCTGGGACCGCGCGACCATCGAACAGACCGTCGCCGCGCGCACGCGCAAGGACGTGGACCTCACGCGTCCCATCCCGCTGCACTTCTCCTACATCACCGCCTGGGCGACCGATCCCACGGTGGTGCAGTTCCGCGACGACATCTATCGCCGCGACGGCTCGGAGCAACTGGCGATGACGGACGCGCAGCCGGCCGCCTACCAGCCGGGCGAGCAGGCTTACGCCGACCTGCCGTTCTGA
- the glyA gene encoding serine hydroxymethyltransferase yields MSEARAIETPSRHDAFFSQGIEAGDPDLFAAMKDELHRQQHEIELIASENIVSRAVLEAQGSVLTNKYAEGYPGRRYYGGCEHVDVVEQLAIDRARELFGCGFANVQPNSGSQANQAVLMALSKPGDTILGMSLDAGGHLTHGAKPNLSGRWFNAVQYGLDNETGLIDYDQVEALAQETRPVIIVAGGSAYSRRIDFERFRRIANAVGAYLWVDMAHFAGLVATGLHPSPFPHAHVATSTTHKTLRGPRGGLVLTNDADIAKKINSAIFPGLQGGPLMHVIAGKAVAFKEALQPAYKDYMKAVAENARILAETVREGGLDIVSGGTDTHLMLVDLRPKMLTGKASEAALGRAGITCNKNGVPSDPQKPAITSGIRLGTPAATTRGFGPAEFREVGRLIVEVLDGLKAANSEEGNAAVEARVKEKVLALTARFPIYPSL; encoded by the coding sequence ATGTCCGAGGCCAGAGCCATCGAAACGCCGTCGCGGCACGACGCCTTCTTCTCGCAGGGCATCGAGGCGGGCGATCCCGACCTCTTCGCGGCGATGAAGGACGAGCTTCACCGCCAGCAGCACGAGATCGAGCTGATCGCATCCGAGAACATCGTCTCGCGGGCGGTTCTGGAAGCGCAGGGCTCCGTTCTCACCAACAAATATGCCGAGGGTTATCCCGGCCGCCGCTATTACGGCGGCTGCGAGCATGTGGATGTGGTGGAGCAGCTCGCGATCGACCGCGCCAGGGAGCTGTTCGGCTGTGGCTTCGCCAATGTGCAGCCCAATTCCGGCAGCCAGGCCAACCAGGCCGTGCTCATGGCGCTCTCCAAGCCCGGCGACACCATCCTGGGCATGAGCCTGGACGCGGGCGGGCATCTGACCCATGGCGCCAAGCCGAACCTCTCCGGCCGCTGGTTCAACGCCGTCCAGTACGGACTCGACAACGAGACCGGCCTGATCGACTACGACCAGGTCGAGGCTCTGGCGCAGGAGACCCGGCCCGTCATCATCGTGGCCGGCGGCTCCGCCTATTCGCGCCGCATCGATTTCGAGCGCTTCCGCAGGATCGCCAACGCGGTCGGCGCCTATCTGTGGGTGGACATGGCCCATTTCGCGGGCCTCGTGGCCACGGGCCTGCACCCCAGCCCGTTCCCGCACGCCCATGTCGCTACCTCCACCACGCACAAGACGCTGCGCGGCCCGCGCGGCGGCCTCGTGCTGACGAATGACGCGGACATCGCCAAGAAGATCAATTCGGCGATTTTCCCCGGCCTCCAGGGCGGCCCGCTCATGCATGTCATCGCCGGCAAGGCGGTGGCTTTCAAGGAAGCGCTGCAGCCGGCCTACAAGGACTACATGAAGGCGGTGGCCGAGAACGCCCGCATCCTGGCCGAAACCGTGCGCGAAGGCGGGCTCGACATCGTTTCGGGCGGCACCGACACGCATCTGATGCTGGTGGACCTCCGGCCCAAGATGCTGACCGGCAAGGCTTCCGAGGCGGCCCTCGGCCGCGCGGGCATCACCTGCAACAAGAACGGCGTGCCCAGCGACCCGCAGAAGCCGGCGATCACCTCCGGCATCCGCCTGGGCACCCCGGCCGCCACGACGCGCGGCTTCGGGCCAGCCGAGTTCCGCGAGGTCGGGCGCCTGATCGTGGAGGTGCTCGACGGGTTGAAGGCGGCCAATTCGGAAGAGGGCAACGCGGCCGTCGAGGCGCGTGTGAAGGAGAAGGTGCTGGCGCTGACGGCGCGGTTCCCGATCTATCCGTCGCTCTGA
- the nrdR gene encoding transcriptional regulator NrdR: MRCPYCGSLDSQVKDSRPAEDGAAIRRRRVCPDCSGRFTTFERIQLRELTVAKKSGRKVPFERDKLARSVHTALRKRSADPERVERMISGIIRRLESSGEAEVSSNDIGLLVMEALRGFDDVAYVRFASVYRDFREAGDFGALLEELADSPASPIPREDDN; this comes from the coding sequence ATGCGCTGTCCCTACTGCGGTTCGCTCGACAGCCAGGTGAAGGACAGCCGCCCCGCCGAGGACGGGGCGGCGATCCGTCGCCGCCGCGTCTGCCCCGATTGCTCCGGGCGCTTCACCACCTTCGAGCGCATCCAGCTTCGGGAGCTGACGGTGGCCAAGAAGTCGGGCCGCAAGGTTCCCTTCGAGCGCGACAAGCTGGCGCGCTCCGTGCACACCGCGCTGCGCAAGCGCTCGGCCGATCCCGAGCGGGTGGAGCGGATGATCTCCGGCATCATCCGCCGGCTGGAATCGAGCGGCGAGGCGGAGGTCTCCTCCAACGATATCGGCCTCCTCGTGATGGAGGCCCTTCGCGGCTTCGACGACGTGGCCTATGTGCGCTTCGCCTCGGTCTACCGGGACTTCCGCGAGGCGGGGGACTTCGGCGCGCTGCTGGAGGAACTGGCCGACAGCCCGGCCTCGCCCATCCCGCGCGAGGACGACAACTGA